Within Triticum dicoccoides isolate Atlit2015 ecotype Zavitan chromosome 1B, WEW_v2.0, whole genome shotgun sequence, the genomic segment TAGGATTTGTAGCCACTCTCTATTACAAAGAAGTTGATTTTTGTTAGGCATGTCGCTTCTGCCCTTTAGTTTCAACTTGGAAAATAATTTTCTAAGCAAGAAAATATATGATGCATAATATATGGAGTATACACAACAATCATATATAGGTAAGGAACAACAAACCATCCACATTATATAGTTTTATTTGCGGGGAAGTAATGACATTCTAGTCTTACAGTTTTTACCTGCCTTTAGAATTGTGTGTTCCAAAGAGGGCTTACTTTTTATATTGTTCCCCAAAACAAATGGCAATAACAAAAAGGTTGAAAATAACAGAAATATTATAACTGACCAATTTCCAACAATTAGAACTTATTATGTCATGGAAAGGAGAAAAAAAGTATTAAGAATTGTAATAAATGTGTAGTCAACATAACTTCCGCTCTGTTTCCTTTTCAGCGAACTATATGCCCTAAAGAGACAATGGCCCGTCATTTATAGTCAACCTTCAACATCGCTCAATAATGATAATAAAAAACTTGCCATTGCTGCGGACAAACTCTTTAAAGTTGCCCATATGTTTGCAAAATGTATACAAAGTACATATCTTACAGTATTGGAGCAAAAACAATGGAAAATTCTTATTGTTTCTAGAAGCGACTGGAAGTAAAATGCAATTAAATGAAGAACTACATCTTTCAGATATTGTTTACTTTCAGCTTGGAGGAGTGAGATATCGGAGCACATAGACAACGAATTCTGGTAATGTTTTTTTATGATGGGGCTTCCAATAATGGCTATGCAGAGTATCAAACTGGTCTGATTACCACCCATGCAAAAAATATATATCTCACTACAGATGTGAGGCAGTAAATTACGTGTTTTCATGTGAAGATGTTCAATTTGAGGCCACGGTAGACATCTCTCAGCGAAAGTACAACAAAAATATATTGATAATAACTGTCTTGATTCCACGAAACTGTTGGATGAGATCTTACCAAATTACCACAATTTTGTGAGGAGTAAAAAATTAGGAGCTACTGAGGTAACGAACTCTGGCTTGGGTTTATGAATAACGTTCCTAGCATAGAAAGTACAATATTTTCTGTCGATGAAGGTAATAAAAAGAGAGGTAACCACGACGAACAACCCATTAGAGTAATTAGTTGGAAGATGTAACATGTCAATATGTAGCTTGACTGTAAGCGGCTGGCCAGCACAGTAGGCAAGACATAATTGGCTACCACTGTTGATGATGTATGCATCCCATGAAGATTGTGAGAAGAGTAGTAGTGCATTGAAAGAAGGTTCGGGAATGGGGAGTTAGATCAGATGATACCTATAGTGATTGGAAATTCGGGTTTCCTGAGAGGGCTAATGCAACCATAATGGAAATCCTGGTCATTGAGGTCTACCAACATCAAAAAATTATGTAAATGCTGAAAGTTTTAGCATTGAGTAATGTCCAAAAGGTTCTCTGTTTTTTACAAACAGGAATGTGATTTGAAATAAGCATGTAGGTGTGAAGAATCAACCATAGACGAATTTGATCAGTACATGACATACAGAGGAACTACTACATCTACCCGAAGTCAAAATCTTCAGTGCTAGCTTTCAACACTGTCGTAATTACATACAACAAAGGAAGCTAGTATAATTCTGTAATGTCAGACACTATATATAGAAGATTCTATTAAATACTTATATTGTTGGATCAACTAATAAAAGAAATCCACAAATCTAGAAGCAGAATAGACCAACAtcatctccgaagattttacatgtAGTACTCTTCCCCCTTTTCCTCCCTGATAAAAAGAAGAAGCTAGAAGTAGAATGGACTCGAGTTGTTCCGTGATAAAAAAAGATTAAGCTCCAGATTAGCGATTGATACTTTCGATCAAATTTGAAGTACCTAAAAGTGAAGACATGAATGTGTGACATAGTTGGCGGAATTTCATACTGTAGTTAGTTATCCTTTTTTTTGTTTCTAGATGAACAAAAGGTCTTGTACATAATAGTATACAAACAAAAAGTGTGGATACCATAAGGTACAGTCATGAAACAATGTATTGTGTAATTTCATTTATATTAGGCAAGCTTTATTCATCTATCATCTGCAATGTAAAAGGCATGTTCGCTTCCTCTTCTTTATATGACGGACAAATCAAGTAGCCAGAAAATCACTTCTGCTCTAATCTGTACTAATGAACACTACTTAAAAAGCATCTGATTAAATCCAGCTATTAGAAAAATATTATAACATAACCACATCATTCATGTTCTTATCCATGTAGAAGCCTATCTGTAATTTGTTTTGCATCATATTGTAGATATCTATGCTTTACGTGTAATTAGCAAATTATAGATGACAATGGATCCAAAGGAATAGAAGGCAATAAAATAAATACCATACCTTGAATTTGGTCGGCTGTTTGCAGGGCATCACGAGTATGTCTTGCTGTTAGACAAAAGCACCAGTCGAGCTGGCCGAGGAAATCAAATAGCTCAGGCTCTGATACGTGAGTGTGGTTCCTCCTTTCCGGCTGATCGAAAAGCTAGCTTGTCTTGGATCCAGCAGCCTACCTTCAAAGCCAAATTGCATACTCTTGTGTCTGAAGTCAAGCCAAGCATGTACGTGCCTATGGGCCGGCCATGCAGCCGTGCATGTAGTATTGATTATAGGATACATCATGCAGCCTTGCCTAATCAATTCAAATCTGATGCCCACATCATGTAGGCGTGCTAGCTTGCGATGGGAAAGGACAGCATGCAGTCCCGCATGGGAGGCCGTCCACTCCAGTCAAGGTGGCACTTCCGCCTCAATGAAACTTCAAAGTCGAGGATTCCACGGCTCAACACAGCCTTTCCTCCATCAAGTGTCGACAGTAGCTCCTTCATCCTCCCCCAGTCCTCCTCCATAGCCGTGCCACCAGATTGCTGTACCATGCAAATTTAAAGGCTATAGCAGGAGATTTATAGGTTTGAAGGGAAGGGGCTGCGAGTACCTAGATTGGATCATAATTTTGCTTCAGATGTGTGGCGGCAGGGATGGAGCCCGAGGATGGTAGGGAGATCCGATGCGGCGAGAGTTCAGGTGTGCGGGAGATGTGCGTCGGGGGGGTTTGAGGAGGATTCTGAGGATGCCGTAGGTAATGCATATCCAATGGTTAAAGGCTGCTAACACGTAGATCTAACGGTGaattagtttttttttattttgaggAAATAGGTGGGATAGTAGGCCAGGACTCCCGAGCCATCAGACGGCTATAAATTGTTAATAAGTAGATCGGATGGACAATACAATTAGTTTTCTAGGATTAACGTGGAGGCTCTATTAGTGCTTccgattagtaaatataagatataagatgtgATTGAGTTCGCGCGCAAAAGAGGAGATCCCCTGCTAGTTATATAGGGATGGTATTGGCCAGGTTTACAACAGTCGGGTGTGTTATGAAATAGTTAATGTGGAGTGAAAACTGCCCATTAACTATGCACTAGAAACTCTCACTTGATGGCTTTTGTTGTAATTGCAGGGGAATGGTGCTGTTGAAACGTCTGCTTTATTGCAGAGTAATGTTTGCGCACTAAATCCCAGCTGGATGAGCACCCTTGGCCTGCCGGTGGTAAAGTGGTAATAACCTCGTCACTAACCTCGGTAGGATTGAATGTTACAAACTTTTGTTTATTTTGCATCAGTtgtaataatttttaaaaaatcagTTATGCCTTGTAACCCCTAAAAAAGGGCCATGTGTGGGGAATTTTAGCTTTAACTTAAGCAAATATTCCCCACAACCTAAACCTATCCACGGCGCTCGTACTCCTctgttattgaaatatatcgaatcCGGACAGTTAATATCACTAGATCAACACACACCACATCTAGCACACTTTTTTTAACAAATCTAGCACACTTTTTGTGCGTGCATGCATACACCATGTTTCTACTGCGGGCAAGTCGGGATGGGGATGCCGCAGGAGGTGAGGGTCTTGCGGGCGGTGGGGCTGTTGATGTAGAAGGAATACGCCGGGTTGCTCGCGTACTTGCAGAGGCAGCCTTGTTGCGCCTTCAGGTTCGAGCAGCACGACGCCGACGGCTCCGCCCCGCCGATGATCGCCGCCGCGCACACGATCAGCTTCCCCGCATCGCAGTCCTGTGCTGCCACCGACGGCGGGCCGACCACCACCAGAGCTAGCAGCGCGCAcatggccaccgccgccacccTAGCCATGGTCTTCGATCTAGCTCCGACTTCTCCAACAACAACCTTCTCCGGACTCGGGTGTGACTGTCAGATCGATGCAGTTGGTGGCACAAGAGGAGCGTTGCTCGTATTTATAGGCGGGAGAGTGAGCGCCTCAAGGAATTTGGTAGGCAATGCATCCCGCGTGAGTTGTGTGCTTAGCTGTGAAGTCTTTGGAGTATACGCTTCACCTCAGGCGTTGCCCGCGCCAGAATTTCCTAGCTATTACTAATGTGCCATTTTTACCTCCAGACATTATTACCGTACATATAAACCTGGGAGGCATTCAttggtagtactccctctgttcacttttgtaagtcgtttaggACAGCTGAGATTGAACTGTTTTAGGTGTTGTCTTAAATGTCTAAATGGTCTTACAAAATTGAACAGAGGGAGTAATGATAATTGGAAATGGATGACTTAGGCGGAACCTGTGATTACAGACAGTCGGCAATGCATCATTAATTCTGCGGAATTGCCTCACATACGGGATgatttatttttttcagttttgtATGCGTACGGGATGATTTTACTTCAATGCCTTGTGAGGAACAAGTATTATCTCATATGTATCTGCCGAGTAAAGTCTGTTTTAAACCTTATAAACTTATCCGACCCATCAAAATTGAACTCTCTATGTGTGCCAACTCATCTACAAAGGTTTTCGGCCCATGATGGAGTATTTATATATACTATAGCCCAGCAAAAAATAGGTAAAAAATACAAAAgaattaaagaaaagaaataagaggcCCATCGGATAGCTAGCTAGCGACCCTTGATCGATTAGCAAACACGAAGGAGAGCTCCTATGCGCCGCTCATTGCCGCGAATTGTCGAGCGGATGCACAGGCGCGTctccagctgggccggcccattagcgcaACGCAGTGAAAAAATCGCAAAAAAAAACTGCTCAAGGGAGGGATCGAACCAGGGGCCTCCTTCTATGTACACACGGGCCTAGCCAACACGATAGATAAGCTTTCTTGGTTTACTATGGCGCGCGAACCTAAAAGGTAATGTAAATCCAAACATTTTGTCAAATTCCGAACGCGAACATTATTTTGGAAAAGTGTTTTTTAAAAACGAACACTTTTCAAACTTTAGAAGAAAAACTAAAAAgcttgaactttttttgaatatgtgaacaaagtTTTGATAAAATGAACACTTTTAAAATCCTgatcattttttttgaatttagagaacaaaattcgaacatgaacattttttaaagcacgaacattttttgaatcttgagaacaaattttgaaatggagaaaaaATTTGGGAGCgcggacaattttttaaagcatgaacatttttttgaatcttgagaacaaattttgaaacgaagaacaaatttttttaaagcacgaacattttttgaatattgagAGCAAATTTTGAAATGGAAAACAAATTTGAcaaatcccgaacaaatttggaagcgcgatcattttttgaaaatgtgaacagaAAATTGAAAATCTGGTACATTATATGAATTTCAaaagttttgaacttttttgtgTAACGAGCGCAATTTTTGAATAttgagaacatttttttgaaaacagAACATtttatggaaacacaaacaaaatttgaatattttgaaaaaaagaggataaaagaaaaaggaaatttgAAATTAAGTACATTTGTTGAAATccctgaacattttttcaaacacgAACATATTTTCAAAGCATGAACAAAAATTTGTAAatacgaacaaattttgaaacatgaacaatttctgaatttgtgaacaaatgtagaaatcaagaacattttatgaaattcctggacattttttgaaatacgaacattttttaaaaactatGATTATAATTTTgaacacatgaacattttttgaaatttggaacaaatatttgaaaatgtctaacaaaagaaacaggaaaaaaacataaataaaagaaaaaagtgaaaccaaaaagaaaaggaaacaggAACAGAAAAAAATGAAacagagagaaaaataaaaaagaaaaagggaaaatagATTGACCGgtccaggaaccttctagaaggttcccaaaaccgaaaaAACCGCTGGGAAACCTCTAGAAGATTCCTAGAACCGAAACTTCTACGTACTACAGTTGGGGCGGCCCAAATCGCTCGCTCGCTCGCCTTGTTTATGCGATCGCTCGACAGTTTGCCGCAGAGAGCGGCAAATAGAGTTTTCCAACACGAAGCGCCAGGCGCCGTGACACACGCCAGTTGCCAGGCACACGACTGCTCGTTTTCCTTCGTAGGTTCGTCGCCCGTGACGCCCGTCGGCCTCCTCGCTCGGCGCCTTGCTGCGTCGCCCTCGCCTCGGCCACCGCTACCCGCTGGAgctgcgagcgccgacgccgcacgGCAGTCCGGCCATCCAGCATCCGGCAAGGCGGCACCACGACAATACGTGTACAAGTATACATCCGACTGCAAGTCTTGAAGTCTACATCGTGGCCGTCTCCAATCCCTGAAATTCTACAAGTGAGTACGTTTGAACGTTTCCATCCATGTTTTTCAGTTCTTGTCCATCCCTAAACCCTAATTTGACAATTTTAGTAGTTTATTTATTCATTATTTAGAATGTACATGCTCAACTATACATCCATGATCCAATCCTCCCATTTCAGTATGCACAAAATTTTAAAATTACTAATCCAATCTATTAAATTTTTTGTCATTCTATGTGCATTTCTAGGGTTTCATTTTGCGATCTTTTAGTATTATTGTTCTTGATGGAATCATTTGAATTATTATAGTCAAATTTTAAAGTAAANNNNNNNNNNNNNNNNNNNNNNNNNNNNNNNNNNNNNNNNNNNNNNNNNNNNNNNNNNNNNNNNNNNNNNNNNNNNNNNNNNNNNNNNNNNNNNNNNNNNNNNNNNNNNNNNNNNNNNNNNNNNNNNNNNNNNNNNNNNNNNNNNNNNNNNNNNNNNNNNNNNNNNNNNNNNNNNNNNNNNNNNNNNNNNNNNNNNNNNNNNNNNNNNNNNNNNNNNNNNNNNNNNNNNNNNNNNNNNNNNNNNNNNNNNNNNNNNNNNNNNNNNNNNNNNNNNNNNNNNNNNNNNNNNNNNNNNNNNNNNNNNNNNNNNNNNNNNNNNNNNNNNNNNNNNNNNNNNNNNNNNNNNNNNNNNNNNNNNNNNNNNNNNNNNNNNNNNNNNNNNNNNNNNNNNNNNNNNNNNNNNNNNNNNNNNNNNNNNNNNNNNNNNNNNNNNNNNNNNNNNNNNNNNNNNNNNNNNNNNNNNNNNNNNNNNNNNNNNNNNNNNNNNNNNNNNNNNNNNNNNNNNNNNNNNNNNNNNNNNNNNNNNNNNNNNNNNNNNNNNNNNNNNNNNNNNNNNNNNNNNNNNNNNNNNNNNNNNNNNNNNNNNNNNNNNNNNNNNNNNNNNNNNNNNNNNNNNNNNNNNNNNNNNNNNNNNNNNNNNNNNNNNNNNNNNNNNNNNNNNNNNNNNNNNNNNNNNNNNNNNNNNNNNNNNNNNNNNNNNNNNNNNNNNNNNNNNTCCGTGATCCCCGTTTCCTGCATCCCTCCATCGCCGGATCAATCATCGGGGTCGTGATCCCCGCCTCCTGTCTCCCTCCGCCGCAGGATCCATCGACAGGGCCGtgatccccgcctcctgcctccctccgtcgcTGGATCCATCGACGGAGCCGTCatccccgcctcctgcctccctccgtcgccggGTCTCCTTCTCCGGGGTAGTGATCCCCGCAAGGTGCTTCCTCAACGAACCTCTTTGCCAGACGTCCACCACAAGCAGGAGCTGCGTCAATGGCGCCGCCTCGCAAGAACATGCCAGTGAGACGCCCacgagaggtagaagaagaagacaGTACACTGGAGGTAATGTCTGCTCCCACGTTTGTGTCACTCCATCAGTTCATCAGTCCTGCTATGAAGAAGAACCCGATGGTACATTGCAAATGCTAGCATCAGTTCATTGACACCCCTGCCACTTGATGCACGATTacgatgtcgaggttactgtcagtgcatctaatatgctatcttcagttcaagtaaaaaaaACTTAAACATATGCGTCAGTACAGGTAGATAGTGACAAGGTTCAGCTACCACTGAgagttgtatgttgttatttctaagagtacaagtcatgtaatTGCATCAGTTCGAACGAGTAACAAAACTGTTACCGAAAAAATTGCTACACAGTAAGTTCGATGATACATAAGCTAGCAAtacttgtaatgtagatgcattgatgcACGATTACGATGTCGAGtttactgtcagtgcatctaatatgctatcttcagttcaagtaaaaaaaacttaaacatatgcgtcagtccaggtagatagtgacaaggttcagctaccactgagagttgtatgttgttatttctaagagtacaagtcatgtagttgcatcagttcgaacgagtaacaaaactgttaccaaaaaaatataaaattgctacacagtaagttcagtgatacataagctagcattacttgtaatgtagatgcattgatacacgattaggatgtcgaggttactgtcagtgcatctaatatgctatctttagttcaaattaaaaaaaattaaacatatgcgtcagtccaggtagatagtgacaagagagtgccacagttacacagtaagttcaatgatacataaactaggagtacttctagtgtagttgcataagttaTAGAAGAACAAAAGAGAAGTCATGCATGAGTTCAATGTCTAGTTTACAAAACAGTGCTAAAAACAGTACATCAGTACATCCGTATTTAAACATGAACGTTCATCAGTTCGACTGAAAACGAAACCAGATTAATCCCAAAACTGTTGAATGTTGTTTGCAGAAGCATGCAAGGCGGCGCACGCAGCAAGCATTTGATGAGCCAAACAGATATGGGGCaccacctggttgggtaacaccagaaataccgCCTGGATATTTCAACAGTACAGGCAGATTTGAAGATACACCGCAATCATCAGAAGCACGGACATGTTCTTCTATACAGCAAACACCAATATCTGGGAATGCAAGCTTTGCCGCTGCTGGGTTGCAACAAGGCCAACAATATCAccaacaacaaatgttttccttccccagcgcatgcaaaaagccaaggacaggaagccgtggatgggttgcaagaaggcttccaccagtcgctccgtcaacatcaatcatccgtgctgcaaaagcagttgcgacgggaagaccagggcaaaaagacagaaattttggccactctagcaggttcaaaagtacaagatatgagccatatagacaggagcaaCCTCACAATGAATCTGAGGGGAGATGGCCGTACAACGAGAGATGGAGATCTTCGTCaacgttgctccctccaagagatgcattgctgcatgtgccaagggtgacaccaccggcgcccataaa encodes:
- the LOC119305193 gene encoding non-specific lipid-transfer protein 2P-like gives rise to the protein MARVAAVAMCALLALVVVGPPSVAAQDCDAGKLIVCAAAIIGGAEPSASCCSNLKAQQGCLCKYASNPAYSFYINSPTARKTLTSCGIPIPTCPQ